From Ancylobacter pratisalsi, one genomic window encodes:
- a CDS encoding formylmethanofuran dehydrogenase, translating into MADASLQTINDVVCGFCGLGCDDLIVEVEGRDIRAKGAEGGPMCPEAARLLRRMDVPDQPARIAGAEASLTEAAGAARRLLGEARAPVFAGLGVDMAGAGALADLAVRFGGVLDHYASDGLFANYAAAQRTGWLASTLAEVRNRCDLLLVVGEDPSQTWARLFERLFPENPLFAGSPRKVVFLGSAPGEKARQQLAGTEISHIASDDVVATLEALGVLVAGKQPPGASFGGVSADQAGELAAALRAARYAVVTWNAGTLDEGALVAEYATKLVDVISVETRAGVFPLGGRDNIIGVNQLLLWRLGYPMRTAVRGQTSSHDGTLYASGQALADADLMVWVSAFRPEPPPSFAGKVIALAHPDTVFDKEPDILIPVGTPGVDHAGTVFRMDSIVSLPLGALRVATLPSVAEAVRCLAEG; encoded by the coding sequence ATGGCAGATGCATCCCTCCAGACGATCAACGACGTGGTCTGCGGCTTCTGCGGGCTCGGCTGCGACGACCTCATCGTCGAGGTCGAGGGCCGCGACATCCGGGCCAAGGGCGCGGAAGGCGGCCCGATGTGCCCGGAAGCGGCCCGGCTGCTGCGGCGCATGGACGTGCCCGACCAGCCGGCCCGCATCGCCGGCGCCGAGGCGAGCCTGACCGAGGCCGCAGGGGCGGCGCGGCGGCTGCTGGGCGAGGCGCGCGCGCCGGTCTTCGCCGGGCTCGGCGTCGACATGGCCGGTGCCGGGGCGCTGGCCGATCTCGCGGTGCGCTTCGGCGGCGTGCTCGACCATTATGCCTCCGATGGGCTGTTCGCCAATTACGCCGCCGCCCAGCGCACGGGCTGGCTTGCGAGCACGCTGGCGGAGGTGCGCAACCGCTGCGACCTGCTGCTCGTGGTCGGCGAGGACCCCTCCCAGACCTGGGCCCGGCTGTTCGAGCGGCTGTTCCCGGAAAACCCGCTGTTCGCGGGGAGCCCGCGCAAGGTGGTGTTTCTGGGAAGTGCGCCGGGCGAGAAGGCGCGCCAGCAGCTCGCCGGCACGGAAATCTCCCATATCGCGAGCGATGATGTCGTCGCCACGCTGGAGGCGCTGGGCGTTCTCGTCGCCGGCAAGCAGCCGCCCGGCGCCAGTTTCGGCGGCGTATCGGCGGATCAGGCGGGAGAGCTGGCCGCAGCCCTGCGCGCCGCGCGCTATGCCGTGGTGACCTGGAATGCGGGCACGCTGGACGAGGGTGCCCTGGTCGCCGAATACGCGACCAAGCTGGTCGACGTGATCAGCGTGGAGACCCGCGCCGGCGTGTTCCCGCTTGGCGGGCGCGACAACATCATCGGGGTGAACCAGCTTCTGCTGTGGCGGCTGGGCTATCCGATGCGCACCGCGGTGCGCGGCCAGACCAGCAGCCATGACGGCACGCTCTACGCGAGCGGGCAGGCGCTGGCCGATGCCGACCTCATGGTCTGGGTTTCGGCCTTCCGGCCGGAGCCGCCGCCGTCCTTTGCGGGCAAGGTGATCGCCCTTGCCCATCCCGATACGGTGTTCGACAAGGAACCGGACATACTGATCCCGGTTGGCACCCCCGGCGTGGACCACGCCGGCACGGTGTTCCGAATGGATTCGATTGTGAGCCTGCCGCTCGGCGCCTTGCGCGTCGCGACGCTTCCCAGCGTCGCCGAGGCTGTGCGATGCCTCGCGGAGGGTTAA
- a CDS encoding beta-ribofuranosylaminobenzene 5'-phosphate synthase family protein, producing the protein MNKTTLDLKAANKQEENRVVRITAPGRLHLGFLDLAGTLGRRFGSLGITLDRPATVVRMRPAARLTATGPDAGRAVAAVEKAARHFGLGTGVEVTVEAALPPHSGLGSGTQLGLAVATGLCLLGGLELTPREIGAALGRGARSSIGIGAFTEGGVILDGGKKQGSNAPPPILSRLPFPEDWRILLVYDTDHQGLSGTAESTAMETLPVFADTLAGHMARLAVMVALPALAEADVDYFSAAVGEMQRLLGEHYADAQGGRYTSTSVAEVMDWLESRGLRGLGQSSWGPTGFAILGSPEDGERIISEARTRFAGRPALAFDCVRGGNAGARIEWLACVEQC; encoded by the coding sequence GTGAACAAGACGACGCTCGATCTGAAAGCGGCGAACAAGCAGGAGGAGAACCGCGTGGTGCGCATCACCGCGCCGGGTCGCCTGCATCTGGGATTCCTTGATCTCGCCGGCACGCTGGGCCGCCGTTTCGGCAGCCTCGGCATCACGCTCGATCGCCCGGCCACCGTGGTGCGCATGCGCCCCGCCGCGCGGCTCACCGCCACCGGGCCGGACGCGGGGCGCGCGGTTGCGGCGGTGGAGAAGGCGGCGCGCCATTTCGGCCTTGGCACCGGCGTCGAGGTCACGGTGGAAGCCGCCCTGCCCCCGCATTCCGGCCTCGGTTCGGGCACCCAGCTCGGCCTTGCCGTCGCCACCGGGCTCTGTCTGCTGGGCGGGCTTGAACTGACCCCGCGCGAAATCGGCGCGGCGTTGGGTCGCGGGGCCCGCTCCTCGATCGGCATCGGCGCCTTCACCGAGGGCGGCGTCATCCTCGACGGCGGCAAGAAGCAGGGCTCCAACGCCCCTCCGCCCATCCTTTCGCGCCTGCCCTTCCCGGAGGATTGGCGCATCCTTCTGGTATATGACACCGACCATCAAGGGCTTAGCGGCACCGCCGAGTCCACGGCGATGGAGACCCTTCCCGTCTTCGCGGACACGCTGGCCGGCCACATGGCGCGGCTCGCGGTCATGGTCGCGCTGCCCGCGCTCGCCGAAGCGGATGTGGATTACTTCAGCGCCGCGGTGGGTGAAATGCAGCGTCTGCTCGGCGAGCACTATGCGGATGCCCAGGGTGGCCGCTATACAAGCACTTCCGTAGCCGAGGTGATGGACTGGCTGGAGAGTCGCGGTTTGCGCGGCCTTGGCCAAAGTTCCTGGGGCCCCACCGGGTTTGCCATCCTTGGCAGCCCCGAAGACGGCGAACGGATTATCAGCGAGGCCCGTACCCGTTTTGCGGGGCGGCCCGCTCTGGCTTTCGACTGCGTGCGCGGCGGCAATGCCGGTGCACGGATCGAATGGCTTGCCTGCGTCGAGCAGTGCTAG
- a CDS encoding NAD(P)-dependent methylenetetrahydromethanopterin dehydrogenase, which yields MADYAPILHILSPLRHVSPFDVNMAVDAGYATILPYDGVTLDEVGDLTQDMMFSRHPDAAARTGLFIGGKDAGLALDMADKARSVLFPPFEISVFVDPAGSFTTAAAMVAEVEKKLRPTRPEGIKGAKVQVYGATGVVGGIAGVIAAQAGAEVTLVSHREIEAVTAKAGDFKQRFGVDLAGAAGRTDDDKRALLAEAEVVLACGRAGVEILSADLLAGARKLAVAADVNAVPPSGIAGIDAHADGKVLANGTLGIGALTIGHLKYRVQHELLQRMRVATKSLTFGFEDAFILARSLVA from the coding sequence ATGGCGGACTACGCCCCGATTCTTCACATCCTCTCGCCGCTGCGCCACGTCTCGCCTTTCGACGTCAACATGGCGGTTGATGCCGGCTACGCGACCATCCTGCCCTATGACGGCGTGACGCTGGACGAGGTGGGTGACCTCACGCAGGACATGATGTTCTCGCGCCACCCCGACGCCGCCGCCCGCACCGGGCTTTTCATCGGCGGCAAGGATGCCGGCCTCGCGCTCGACATGGCTGACAAGGCCAGGAGCGTGCTGTTCCCGCCCTTCGAGATCTCGGTCTTCGTCGACCCCGCCGGTTCCTTCACCACCGCCGCCGCCATGGTGGCCGAGGTGGAAAAGAAGCTGCGCCCCACCCGCCCCGAGGGCATCAAGGGCGCCAAGGTCCAGGTCTATGGCGCCACCGGCGTGGTCGGCGGCATTGCCGGCGTCATCGCCGCGCAGGCCGGCGCCGAGGTGACGCTGGTCAGCCATCGCGAGATCGAGGCCGTCACCGCCAAGGCGGGCGATTTCAAGCAGCGCTTCGGCGTCGACCTGGCCGGCGCCGCGGGCCGCACCGACGACGACAAGCGCGCGCTCCTGGCGGAGGCCGAGGTGGTGCTCGCCTGCGGCCGCGCCGGCGTCGAAATCCTCTCGGCCGATCTGCTCGCCGGCGCGCGCAAGCTCGCTGTCGCGGCGGATGTGAACGCCGTGCCGCCCTCCGGTATTGCCGGCATCGATGCCCATGCAGATGGCAAGGTTCTTGCGAACGGGACGCTCGGTATTGGTGCACTGACCATCGGGCACCTCAAATACCGTGTGCAGCATGAGCTGTTGCAACGCATGCGGGTTGCAACCAAATCCCTCACATTCGGATTCGAGGATGCCTTCATTCTCGCACGATCCCTTGTCGCCTAA
- a CDS encoding ATP-grasp domain-containing protein: MSPKDAADVVIVGVAARGLAAAARRAGLRALVLDLFGDDDTRELALAAIPLRRIGAFAIDPADLYEQLAIHAGPDIPVVLGTGFEHQPEVVERLAARFRLVGNGPPTLAWTKEPLMLARLLHNLGIPHPQVFADHAPAGMRTLEKRIGGSGGWHVKPASESRGWGWYLQEELQGRTVSALFLGNGHKARLLAFSEQWCEPSEDAPYRYGGAAGPIRLDPSIEASIASALDAVVNAAGIVGLASADLMLTGDGWSLIEINPRPGASLDVFDHEPLPPLLRLHFEACRGELPDLALLTPEAAGMVRGAGVFYAPFSFEMRLDPLPDWVADRPPQGTRIETGEPICTLFAAGRDVREVRDTLARRRDQLWRDLSMASRKAAE; the protein is encoded by the coding sequence TTGTCGCCTAAGGATGCGGCAGATGTCGTCATCGTTGGCGTCGCCGCTCGCGGCCTCGCCGCCGCGGCGCGGCGCGCGGGCCTGCGCGCCCTGGTGCTCGACCTGTTCGGGGACGACGACACCCGCGAGCTCGCGCTCGCCGCGATCCCGCTGCGCCGTATCGGTGCTTTCGCCATCGACCCGGCCGACCTCTACGAGCAGCTCGCGATCCACGCCGGACCCGACATTCCTGTCGTGCTCGGCACCGGGTTCGAGCACCAGCCCGAGGTGGTGGAGCGGCTCGCCGCGCGGTTCCGGCTGGTCGGCAACGGTCCGCCGACGCTCGCCTGGACCAAGGAGCCGCTGATGCTGGCGCGGCTGCTGCACAATCTCGGCATTCCCCACCCGCAGGTCTTCGCCGACCATGCGCCGGCGGGAATGCGAACGCTTGAAAAGCGCATCGGCGGCTCGGGCGGCTGGCACGTCAAACCCGCGAGCGAGTCGCGCGGATGGGGCTGGTATCTCCAGGAAGAGCTTCAGGGCCGCACGGTGTCGGCGCTGTTCCTGGGCAATGGGCACAAGGCGCGTCTTCTCGCCTTCTCGGAGCAGTGGTGCGAACCCTCCGAGGATGCGCCCTACCGCTATGGCGGCGCGGCGGGACCGATCCGCCTCGATCCCTCGATCGAAGCCTCGATCGCCTCCGCGCTCGACGCCGTCGTGAACGCCGCCGGCATTGTCGGCCTTGCCAGCGCCGACCTGATGCTGACCGGCGATGGCTGGAGCCTGATCGAGATCAACCCGCGTCCGGGTGCCTCGCTGGACGTGTTCGACCACGAGCCGTTGCCCCCGCTGCTGCGGCTGCATTTCGAGGCCTGCCGTGGCGAGCTGCCCGATCTTGCCCTGCTCACCCCCGAGGCGGCCGGCATGGTGAGGGGGGCCGGCGTGTTCTACGCCCCGTTCAGCTTCGAAATGCGGCTCGACCCGCTGCCGGACTGGGTGGCGGACCGGCCGCCGCAAGGCACCCGGATCGAGACCGGGGAACCTATTTGTACGCTTTTCGCTGCCGGACGGGATGTGCGCGAGGTTCGCGACACCCTGGCCCGGCGCAGGGATCAACTGTGGCGTGACCTGAGCATGGCCAGCCGCAAGGCTGCGGAGTAA
- a CDS encoding 4a-hydroxytetrahydrobiopterin dehydratase, with amino-acid sequence MAVDPTKPDPKKTLADGEVIARLAAELPRWKLEDGWIRRTYRTNSWKGTLMVINTVGHLAEAAWHHPDLTASYAWVEVRLMSHDVKGITERDLQLAKKIEAVVDWQPGTEPGSALEGTPRSDLRFAYIKHD; translated from the coding sequence ATGGCGGTGGACCCGACCAAACCGGATCCAAAGAAAACCCTTGCCGACGGGGAGGTGATCGCACGCCTTGCCGCCGAGCTTCCGCGCTGGAAGCTTGAGGACGGGTGGATCCGGCGCACCTACCGCACGAACAGCTGGAAGGGCACGCTGATGGTGATCAACACCGTCGGCCACCTCGCGGAGGCCGCCTGGCACCATCCTGACCTCACCGCCTCGTATGCCTGGGTCGAGGTGCGGCTCATGTCGCACGACGTCAAGGGCATTACCGAGCGCGACCTTCAGCTCGCGAAGAAGATCGAGGCCGTCGTCGACTGGCAGCCCGGCACCGAGCCGGGCAGTGCGCTGGAAGGCACGCCCCGCAGCGATCTGCGCTTCGCCTACATCAAGCACGATTGA